A single Agrococcus sp. ARC_14 DNA region contains:
- a CDS encoding histidine kinase: protein MSTTQAAPGGDAVGRLPVPRPPGVLRRFGLAHPRLVDWLLAVAAQLPIVAIGTVIASVEASMQTSGLWMVAVAIAAGAALLWRRRRPLVVTVVCALLLAIPAEASAGAFLAIYVALYSLGAYARATLAWVGLAVAAVCSALATIILPALAPGMVGPVLTVNLLAISSYVVAVLLGISARARRSYVDQLIARASDLERDRDQQARLAVAAERARIAREMHDVVSHGLTVMVTLAEGSAAQAERDPARASGTMRGVAETGRASLAEMRRLLGVLREPGDGAELAPQPSSGDLQALVASFREAGMPVRLTTSGSAIDDQPLALTVHRILQEALTNVLRHASDANRVEVMVQHERGAAVRLEVTDDGSGAPAATAGSGRGIVGIRERAAMFGGAVEAGPRATKGWRVVVELEEAGAA, encoded by the coding sequence GTGAGCACGACGCAAGCGGCCCCCGGCGGAGACGCCGTGGGCCGCTTGCCCGTGCCTCGCCCGCCGGGCGTGCTCCGCCGCTTCGGTCTCGCGCATCCCCGGCTCGTCGACTGGCTGCTCGCGGTCGCCGCGCAGCTGCCGATCGTCGCGATCGGCACCGTGATCGCCTCCGTCGAGGCGTCGATGCAGACGAGCGGGCTCTGGATGGTCGCCGTCGCGATCGCAGCCGGCGCCGCCCTGCTCTGGCGCCGCCGCCGGCCGCTCGTCGTGACCGTCGTCTGCGCGCTGCTGCTCGCAATCCCCGCAGAGGCTTCCGCAGGAGCGTTCCTCGCCATATACGTCGCGCTCTACTCGCTCGGGGCATACGCGCGTGCCACGCTCGCGTGGGTGGGACTCGCGGTCGCAGCGGTGTGCTCGGCGCTCGCGACCATCATCCTGCCGGCGCTCGCACCAGGGATGGTCGGGCCCGTCCTCACCGTGAACCTGCTCGCGATCTCGTCGTACGTCGTGGCTGTGCTGCTCGGGATCTCGGCGCGCGCTCGTCGCTCGTACGTCGACCAGCTCATCGCCCGCGCCTCCGACCTCGAGCGCGACCGCGACCAGCAGGCGCGCCTCGCCGTCGCGGCGGAGCGTGCTCGCATCGCGCGCGAGATGCACGACGTCGTGAGCCACGGGCTGACAGTCATGGTCACGCTGGCCGAGGGCTCCGCGGCGCAGGCCGAACGCGATCCCGCGCGTGCGAGCGGCACGATGCGCGGCGTCGCCGAGACCGGGCGCGCCTCGCTCGCCGAGATGCGCCGGCTGCTCGGGGTGCTGCGGGAGCCCGGCGACGGTGCCGAGCTCGCGCCACAGCCGAGCTCCGGCGATCTGCAGGCGCTCGTCGCGTCGTTCCGCGAGGCCGGGATGCCCGTGCGGCTCACGACATCGGGCTCGGCGATCGACGACCAACCGCTGGCGCTCACGGTGCACCGCATCCTCCAGGAGGCGCTCACGAACGTGCTGCGGCACGCTTCGGACGCCAACCGGGTGGAGGTGATGGTGCAGCACGAGCGCGGCGCCGCCGTGCGCCTGGAGGTGACCGACGACGGCTCCGGCGCGCCCGCGGCGACGGCGGGCTCGGGTCGCGGCATCGTCGGGATCCGGGAGCGCGCCGCCATGTTCGGCGGAGCGGTCGAGGCCGGGCCGCGAGCGACCAAGGGCTGGCGCGTCGTCGTCGAGCTCGAAGAGGCAGGAGCTGCATGA
- a CDS encoding response regulator transcription factor, with protein sequence MTIRIAVVDDQSLVRLGFRMVLEAEEGLEVVGEASDGAEAVALAARGGVDVVLMDVRMPGLDGIAATERISAAASPPKVLVLTTFDLDEYAYAALRAGASGFLLKDVRPAELIAAIRAVHAGDAALAPAVTRRMLERFTSSVPSTRDDTVLEVLTPREREFLIAIAEGCTNDELAARFVLSASTVKTHVGRLLRKLDARDRVQLVILAYELGIVGR encoded by the coding sequence ATGACCATCCGCATCGCGGTCGTGGACGACCAGTCGCTCGTGCGCCTCGGCTTCCGCATGGTGCTGGAGGCGGAGGAGGGGCTCGAGGTGGTCGGTGAGGCATCCGACGGCGCCGAGGCCGTGGCGCTCGCCGCGCGCGGCGGCGTCGACGTCGTGCTCATGGATGTGCGGATGCCGGGTCTCGACGGCATCGCGGCCACCGAGCGGATCAGCGCAGCCGCCTCGCCGCCGAAGGTGCTCGTGCTCACGACCTTCGACCTCGACGAGTACGCCTACGCCGCCCTGCGCGCGGGTGCGAGCGGCTTCCTCCTCAAGGACGTGCGGCCCGCGGAGCTCATCGCCGCCATCCGTGCCGTCCACGCGGGAGATGCGGCGCTCGCGCCCGCCGTCACTCGGCGCATGCTCGAGCGGTTCACGTCGAGCGTGCCCTCGACGCGCGACGACACCGTGCTCGAGGTGCTCACACCGCGCGAGCGCGAGTTCCTCATCGCCATCGCAGAGGGGTGCACGAACGACGAGCTCGCGGCACGCTTCGTGCTGTCGGCGTCGACGGTCAAGACGCACGTGGGCCGGCTGCTGCGCAAGCTCGACGCACGCGATCGCGTGCAGCTCGTGATCCTGGCCTACGAGCTGGGGATCGTCGGTCGCTGA
- a CDS encoding TraR/DksA C4-type zinc finger protein, with amino-acid sequence MQPEPSRAERIAARRGEVLQQLGQADAQLAELRSMRAGISDDDEHDPDGVSLSSEWSRLEGLRQTQLEALAAIDEAAARLERGEDTTCSVCGRPIAPARLEARPDATTCIDCAR; translated from the coding sequence ATGCAGCCCGAGCCCAGCCGCGCCGAACGCATCGCTGCTCGCCGCGGCGAGGTGCTGCAGCAGCTCGGACAGGCAGATGCGCAGCTCGCCGAGCTGCGGTCGATGCGCGCGGGCATCAGCGACGATGACGAGCACGACCCCGACGGCGTCTCGCTGTCGTCGGAGTGGTCACGGCTCGAAGGCCTGCGGCAGACGCAGCTCGAGGCCCTCGCCGCGATCGACGAAGCGGCAGCGCGACTCGAGCGCGGCGAGGACACGACCTGCAGCGTGTGCGGTCGCCCCATCGCGCCAGCGCGGCTCGAGGCTCGCCCCGATGCCACGACCTGCATCGACTGCGCCCGCTGA
- a CDS encoding peptidoglycan-binding domain-containing protein, producing MSKTTALRRGAVIAAAAALVLTGTTLTAPPAEASTRPGPTLPSVCYSVSSTTQTLRYGDRGWRVTYLQCVLRSMGYPTVAVDGVFGSNTRRAVVDFQYYIAGITADGIVGPVTWRHLHERSRTY from the coding sequence ATGTCGAAGACGACCGCTCTGCGCCGAGGCGCCGTGATCGCCGCTGCCGCCGCACTCGTGCTCACGGGCACGACCCTCACCGCGCCGCCCGCTGAGGCGTCGACACGGCCCGGGCCGACCCTGCCGTCCGTCTGCTACTCCGTGTCGTCGACGACGCAGACGCTGCGCTACGGCGACCGCGGATGGCGCGTGACCTACCTGCAGTGCGTGCTGCGATCGATGGGCTATCCGACGGTGGCCGTCGACGGCGTGTTCGGATCGAACACGCGTCGCGCCGTCGTGGACTTCCAGTACTACATCGCCGGCATCACGGCCGATGGCATCGTGGGGCCGGTGACCTGGCGGCACCTCCACGAGCGCTCGCGCACCTACTGA
- a CDS encoding ABC-F family ATP-binding cassette domain-containing protein has product MTATLVAQGLAGGYGHRTLFDSLDLTVAPGDVVGVVGANGAGKSTLLQILAGIEQPQAGTVTLAPADAFVGWLPQEHERIEGETVADHLARRTGCAAATREMDAAAAALGDPSLAATGTDPADTYASALDRWLASGAADLEERIPIVLAELGLELPGARIAQALMTSLSGGQAARVGLAALLLSRFDIALLDEPTNDLDLDGLERLEAFMEGLRGGAVLVSHDREFLSRCVTRVLELDVAQHSNRVYGGGYDAYLEERATLRRHAREQYDEFAEKKADLVARARTQREWSSQGVRNAMKKSPDNDKIRRRAATESSEKQAQKVRQMESRIARLDEVEEPRKEWQLEFTIGAAPRSSSVVSTLSGAVVQQGDFTLGPVSLQVNAGERIGITGPNGAGKSTLLRALLGQRAPDEGSASLGASVAVGEIDQARSLLVGSKPLAAAFEALVPELAAGEVRTLLAKFGLRADHVHRPVDELSPGERTRAGLALLQARGVNLLVLDEPTNHLDLPAIEQLEQALESYDGTLLLVTHDRRMLETVRTDRRWHVEAGRVFER; this is encoded by the coding sequence ATGACCGCAACACTCGTCGCCCAGGGCCTCGCCGGCGGCTACGGCCACCGCACGCTCTTCGACTCGCTCGACCTCACGGTGGCGCCGGGCGACGTCGTCGGCGTGGTCGGGGCCAACGGTGCGGGCAAGTCGACGCTGCTGCAGATCCTGGCCGGCATCGAGCAGCCGCAGGCCGGCACGGTGACGCTCGCGCCCGCTGACGCGTTCGTCGGCTGGCTGCCGCAGGAGCACGAGCGGATCGAGGGTGAGACGGTCGCCGACCACCTCGCTCGTCGCACCGGCTGCGCGGCGGCCACGCGCGAGATGGACGCCGCTGCGGCGGCGCTCGGCGACCCCTCGCTCGCCGCGACCGGCACCGACCCGGCCGACACCTACGCATCCGCCCTCGACCGATGGCTGGCCAGCGGTGCGGCCGACCTCGAGGAGCGCATCCCGATCGTGCTCGCCGAGCTGGGGCTCGAGCTGCCGGGCGCCCGCATCGCCCAGGCACTGATGACCTCGCTCTCCGGCGGCCAGGCTGCGCGTGTCGGCCTCGCCGCGCTGCTGCTGTCGCGATTCGACATCGCGCTGCTCGACGAGCCCACCAACGATCTCGACCTCGATGGCCTCGAGCGGCTCGAGGCGTTCATGGAGGGCCTTCGGGGCGGGGCGGTGCTCGTGAGCCACGATCGCGAGTTCCTCTCGCGCTGCGTGACGCGCGTGCTGGAGCTCGATGTCGCGCAGCACTCGAATCGCGTCTACGGCGGCGGCTACGACGCCTACCTGGAGGAGCGCGCGACGCTCCGCCGCCACGCGCGCGAGCAGTACGACGAGTTCGCCGAGAAGAAGGCCGACCTGGTGGCGCGCGCCAGGACGCAGCGCGAGTGGTCGAGCCAGGGCGTGCGCAACGCGATGAAGAAGTCGCCGGACAACGACAAGATCCGCAGGCGGGCCGCGACGGAGTCGAGCGAGAAGCAAGCGCAGAAGGTGCGGCAGATGGAGAGCCGCATCGCCAGGCTCGACGAGGTCGAGGAGCCGCGCAAGGAGTGGCAGCTGGAGTTCACGATCGGGGCGGCACCGCGGTCGAGCTCGGTCGTCTCGACCCTCAGCGGCGCGGTCGTGCAGCAGGGCGACTTCACGCTCGGGCCGGTGTCGCTGCAGGTGAACGCGGGAGAGCGCATCGGCATCACGGGGCCCAACGGCGCCGGGAAGTCGACGCTGCTGCGCGCGCTGCTCGGCCAGCGGGCGCCGGACGAGGGGTCCGCGAGCCTCGGTGCGAGCGTGGCCGTCGGCGAGATCGATCAGGCGCGCTCGCTGCTCGTGGGCTCCAAGCCGCTCGCGGCGGCCTTCGAGGCGCTCGTGCCGGAGCTGGCCGCCGGTGAGGTGCGCACGCTGCTGGCCAAGTTCGGGCTGCGCGCCGATCACGTGCACCGCCCCGTCGACGAGCTCTCACCCGGGGAGCGCACGCGCGCGGGCCTGGCGCTGCTGCAGGCGCGGGGCGTCAACCTGCTCGTGCTCGACGAGCCGACGAACCACCTCGATCTGCCGGCCATCGAGCAGCTCGAGCAGGCGCTCGAGTCCTATGACGGCACGCTGCTGCTGGTGACGCACGACCGGCGGATGCTCGAGACGGTGCGCACGGATCGGCGCTGGCACGTCGAAGCCGGGCGGGTCTTCGAGCGCTGA
- a CDS encoding DinB family protein, translating into MSEQPQRWTQATVYPDMWVNPDDDPRNTDGASPDGERPTLVEYLHDYRHTLLMKCDGLNPEQLARRSVPPSTMSLLGLVRHLAEVERDWRSWIVSDSAAEPLYGPHDADFDGAVGEQAVVDEAFAALRNEQTKTDAVIAEHRDLGERVGESGKAIREIMVHRIEEYARHCGHADLLRECVDGRVGQ; encoded by the coding sequence ATGAGCGAGCAGCCGCAGCGATGGACACAGGCGACGGTCTACCCCGACATGTGGGTCAACCCGGATGACGACCCGCGCAACACCGATGGCGCGAGCCCCGACGGCGAGCGGCCGACGCTCGTGGAGTACCTGCACGACTACCGGCACACGCTGCTCATGAAGTGCGACGGCCTGAACCCCGAGCAGCTGGCGCGGCGCTCCGTGCCGCCGTCGACCATGTCGCTGCTCGGGCTCGTGCGGCACCTGGCGGAGGTGGAGCGCGACTGGCGCAGCTGGATCGTGTCCGACTCCGCTGCCGAGCCGCTCTACGGCCCGCACGATGCCGACTTCGACGGCGCCGTCGGCGAGCAGGCGGTCGTCGATGAGGCCTTCGCGGCCCTCCGGAACGAGCAGACGAAGACCGATGCTGTCATCGCCGAGCATCGCGATCTTGGCGAGCGAGTCGGCGAGAGCGGCAAGGCGATCAGGGAGATCATGGTGCACCGCATCGAGGAGTACGCGCGCCACTGCGGGCACGCCGACCTGCTGCGCGAGTGCGTCGACGGCAGAGTCGGGCAGTAG
- a CDS encoding GNAT family N-acetyltransferase — MSEQTTGRAMTIPGLDIRAPLHDGFVVDTDPDRLDLERVHAWLSTDAYWAMGRPMDVLRRAVAASVNFGVYAADGAQVGYARLVTDGATFGWLCDVYVDRDARGLGVGSALAQTIVDAVAPLRMKRLLLTTADAHGIYAACGFVVHPNPEQVMVRTTEQA, encoded by the coding sequence ATGAGCGAGCAGACCACCGGCAGGGCGATGACGATCCCCGGCCTCGACATCCGGGCGCCGCTGCACGACGGCTTCGTCGTGGACACCGATCCCGACCGGCTCGACCTCGAGCGCGTGCACGCCTGGCTGTCGACGGATGCCTACTGGGCGATGGGCCGCCCGATGGACGTGCTGCGGCGCGCCGTCGCCGCATCCGTCAACTTCGGCGTCTACGCCGCGGACGGCGCCCAGGTCGGGTACGCCCGGCTCGTCACCGACGGCGCCACCTTCGGCTGGCTGTGCGATGTCTACGTCGATCGAGACGCGCGCGGGCTGGGGGTCGGCTCAGCGCTGGCGCAGACGATCGTCGACGCCGTCGCGCCGCTGCGCATGAAGCGGCTGCTGCTCACGACCGCCGACGCGCACGGGATCTATGCGGCGTGCGGCTTCGTGGTGCACCCGAACCCCGAACAGGTCATGGTGCGTACGACCGAGCAGGCCTGA
- a CDS encoding VOC family protein → MVDYAQGFSGFAVPDVAAAKAFYDEVLGLEVAEEHGMLQLTLPGGATVLAYPKDDHEPAVFTILNLGVADLPAAVDELSGRGATWLRYEDFEQDARGIVTGGDMGPDIAWTSDPAGNVIAVMQLDRE, encoded by the coding sequence ATGGTGGACTACGCGCAGGGATTCAGCGGCTTCGCGGTGCCAGATGTCGCGGCGGCGAAGGCATTCTACGACGAGGTGCTCGGGCTGGAGGTGGCGGAGGAGCACGGCATGCTGCAGCTCACGCTGCCGGGCGGGGCGACGGTGCTGGCCTACCCGAAGGACGATCATGAGCCGGCCGTGTTCACCATCCTGAACCTCGGCGTCGCCGACCTGCCGGCCGCGGTCGACGAGCTCTCGGGCCGGGGCGCGACGTGGCTGCGCTACGAGGACTTCGAGCAGGATGCGCGCGGCATCGTGACCGGCGGAGACATGGGGCCGGACATCGCCTGGACGAGCGACCCGGCCGGCAACGTCATCGCCGTCATGCAGCTCGATCGCGAGTGA
- a CDS encoding Lrp/AsnC family transcriptional regulator, with protein MVAPVSLPDAQDKAIIAELQRDGRAPYAAIAEAVGLSETAVRNRVKRLTDSGVMQIVAVTDPTQLGFARQAMIGIRVSGALGPVAEALAEMPEVDYVVITAGSYDVLAEVVCESDAHLLELVSDRIRSIDGVRETDTLMYLKLQQQTYAWGVR; from the coding sequence ATGGTCGCGCCTGTGAGCCTCCCCGATGCCCAGGACAAGGCGATCATCGCCGAGCTGCAGCGCGACGGCCGCGCGCCCTACGCCGCCATCGCCGAGGCTGTGGGGCTGAGCGAGACCGCAGTGCGCAACCGCGTGAAGCGGCTCACCGACAGCGGCGTCATGCAGATCGTCGCCGTCACCGACCCGACGCAGCTCGGATTCGCCCGCCAGGCGATGATCGGCATCCGCGTCTCCGGTGCCCTCGGGCCGGTCGCCGAGGCGCTCGCAGAGATGCCGGAGGTCGACTACGTCGTCATCACCGCCGGCAGCTACGACGTGCTCGCCGAGGTCGTCTGCGAGAGCGACGCGCACCTGCTCGAGCTCGTCTCCGACCGCATCCGCAGCATCGACGGCGTGCGCGAGACCGACACGCTCATGTACCTCAAGCTGCAGCAGCAGACCTACGCCTGGGGCGTGCGCTGA
- a CDS encoding aspartate aminotransferase family protein has product MTTPADHLWMHFTRMADADTAPVIVRGEGAYIWDDRGKRYLDGLAGLFVNQLGHGRADLAAVAAEQAQTLAFFPLWSYKHPSAVDLADKLASLAPGDLDRVFFTSGGSEAVESAWKLAKNYFKLTGKPMKHKVISRSIAYHGTTHGALSITGLPPLKAQFEPLVPSTFRVPNTNIYRAPIHGDDPEAFGRWAAEQIGVAIEQEGPETVAAVFLEPVQNAGGCFPPPPGYFQRVREICDEHDVLLVSDEVICAFGRLGTMFGAERYDYQPDIITCAKGLTSGYAPLGAMIASERLFEPFAQPGASFAHGYTFGGHPVATAVGLKNLQIFEEEGVLEHVRANEGAFRATLERLHDLPIVGDVRGEGYFYGLELVKDKATKETFDEAESERLLRGYLSTALFDAGLYCRADDRGDPVIQLSPPLICDQSHFDEIEQILRGVLTEAWSRL; this is encoded by the coding sequence ATGACGACGCCCGCTGACCACCTCTGGATGCACTTCACCCGCATGGCGGATGCCGACACGGCACCCGTCATCGTCCGCGGCGAGGGCGCGTATATCTGGGACGACCGCGGCAAGCGCTACCTCGACGGCCTCGCCGGCCTCTTCGTCAACCAGCTCGGCCACGGCCGTGCCGACCTGGCGGCCGTGGCCGCCGAGCAGGCGCAGACGCTCGCCTTCTTCCCGCTCTGGTCCTACAAGCATCCCAGTGCCGTCGACCTCGCCGACAAGCTGGCGTCGCTCGCGCCGGGCGATCTCGACCGGGTCTTCTTCACGAGCGGCGGCAGCGAGGCCGTCGAGAGCGCCTGGAAGCTCGCGAAGAACTACTTCAAGCTCACCGGCAAGCCGATGAAGCACAAGGTGATCAGCCGCTCGATCGCCTACCACGGCACGACCCACGGCGCGCTCTCGATCACCGGCCTGCCACCGCTCAAGGCGCAGTTCGAACCGCTCGTGCCGTCGACCTTCCGGGTGCCGAACACCAACATCTACCGGGCGCCCATCCACGGCGACGACCCCGAGGCCTTCGGCCGCTGGGCCGCGGAGCAGATCGGGGTCGCGATCGAGCAGGAAGGCCCGGAGACGGTCGCCGCGGTCTTCCTCGAGCCGGTGCAGAACGCCGGCGGCTGCTTCCCGCCTCCCCCGGGATACTTCCAGCGCGTGCGCGAGATCTGCGACGAGCACGACGTGCTGCTGGTCTCGGACGAGGTGATCTGCGCCTTCGGCCGGCTCGGCACGATGTTCGGCGCAGAGCGCTACGACTACCAGCCCGACATCATCACCTGCGCCAAGGGGCTGACCTCCGGCTACGCACCGCTGGGCGCGATGATCGCGAGCGAGCGGCTCTTCGAGCCCTTCGCGCAGCCAGGCGCCTCCTTCGCTCACGGCTACACCTTCGGCGGCCACCCGGTCGCGACCGCCGTGGGACTCAAGAACCTGCAGATCTTCGAGGAGGAGGGGGTGCTCGAGCACGTGCGCGCCAACGAGGGAGCCTTCCGCGCAACGCTCGAGCGGCTGCACGACCTGCCGATCGTCGGCGACGTGCGCGGCGAGGGCTACTTCTACGGCCTCGAGCTCGTGAAGGACAAGGCCACCAAGGAGACCTTCGACGAGGCGGAGAGCGAGCGGCTGCTGCGCGGCTATCTCTCCACGGCGCTGTTCGACGCCGGGCTGTACTGCCGGGCCGACGACCGCGGCGACCCCGTCATCCAGCTCTCCCCGCCGCTCATCTGCGACCAGTCGCACTTCGACGAGATCGAGCAGATCCTGCGCGGCGTGCTGACTGAGGCATGGTCGCGCCTGTGA
- a CDS encoding universal stress protein, with the protein MSVVLGYDESPGAKQALTTAIDVARRYGEQLVIVCGTAPPGSLGEESRSHEAALQQLGGAAVAHAVAEAQAAGVDAITALVSARPVEALLEQAEVHDATVIVVGTWGESPVRGAILGSTPHKLLHLSRRPVLCVPAAD; encoded by the coding sequence GTGAGCGTCGTCCTCGGCTACGACGAGTCGCCCGGCGCGAAGCAGGCGCTGACGACCGCGATCGACGTGGCGCGTCGCTACGGCGAGCAGCTCGTCATCGTCTGCGGCACGGCACCACCCGGCAGCCTGGGCGAGGAGTCGCGCAGCCACGAGGCGGCGCTGCAGCAGCTCGGCGGCGCCGCGGTCGCGCACGCGGTCGCCGAGGCGCAGGCCGCCGGCGTCGATGCCATCACGGCACTCGTCTCCGCGCGCCCGGTGGAGGCGCTGCTCGAGCAGGCAGAGGTGCACGACGCCACGGTCATCGTGGTCGGCACCTGGGGCGAGAGCCCGGTGCGCGGCGCGATCCTGGGCTCGACGCCCCACAAGCTGCTGCACCTGAGCAGACGGCCGGTGCTCTGCGTGCCGGCCGCCGACTGA
- a CDS encoding APC family permease — translation MTDPSTTPVKDDRPQLKPNAIGFFDALVIGLASTSPAYTIAAIIGGLVLYTGVHAPGIMLASFVPMLLIASAFYYLNTVDQDCGTTFSWVTRAMGPWFGWIGGWAITMTGVLIVGSLAEVGVRYSLLTFGLEDLAYDPVLIRVLTVVLIIVMTAICVWGTEISARLQNVLIVFQVISLLVFAVVALWQVFTNTSAFDSITPTWEWLNPFGGGWTGVTAGLLLGVFAYWGWESAVNLTEETTNSSQAPGKAAIWSTIVLVITYLSVTIAVVALAGDAFLAETADEEDAIFQVLAADTMGPWAWVVMLSVATSAIASTQTTIIPASRTGLSMARRGALPAMFGRIHPRFRTPDVSTWWVAGIAIAYYLVVGIVSETALWDTLTALGLLIAFYYALTGIACAIYFRKRLTTSVKSFLLIGVGPVLGSLMLIWLLVAAVVDYGNPENSYSETAWFGLGPPLVIGIGILLTGIVLMIIWYFRDRRFWDERPSTAPIETVAAAASEGAQQ, via the coding sequence GTGACCGACCCCAGCACCACACCCGTGAAGGACGACCGACCACAGCTGAAGCCGAACGCCATCGGCTTCTTCGATGCGCTCGTCATCGGGCTCGCCTCCACCTCCCCCGCCTACACGATCGCCGCGATCATCGGCGGGCTCGTGCTCTACACCGGCGTCCACGCCCCCGGCATCATGCTGGCGAGCTTCGTGCCGATGCTGCTCATCGCATCCGCCTTCTACTACCTCAACACGGTCGACCAGGACTGCGGCACCACGTTCTCGTGGGTCACGCGAGCGATGGGGCCCTGGTTCGGCTGGATCGGCGGCTGGGCGATCACCATGACGGGCGTGCTGATCGTCGGCTCACTCGCCGAGGTCGGCGTGCGCTACTCGCTGCTCACCTTCGGGCTCGAGGACCTCGCATACGACCCCGTGCTCATCCGCGTCCTCACCGTCGTGCTCATCATCGTCATGACGGCCATCTGCGTGTGGGGCACCGAGATCTCAGCACGGCTGCAGAACGTGCTCATCGTCTTCCAGGTGATCTCGCTGCTCGTCTTCGCCGTCGTCGCGCTGTGGCAGGTCTTCACGAACACCTCCGCCTTCGACTCGATCACGCCGACGTGGGAGTGGCTGAACCCCTTCGGCGGCGGCTGGACCGGCGTGACGGCCGGCCTGCTGCTGGGCGTGTTCGCCTACTGGGGCTGGGAATCGGCGGTCAACCTCACCGAAGAGACGACGAACTCGTCGCAGGCGCCCGGCAAGGCGGCCATCTGGTCGACGATCGTGCTCGTCATCACCTACCTGTCGGTGACGATCGCCGTGGTGGCGCTCGCCGGCGATGCCTTCCTGGCCGAGACTGCTGACGAGGAGGATGCGATCTTCCAGGTGCTCGCGGCCGACACCATGGGCCCGTGGGCGTGGGTCGTGATGCTCTCGGTCGCGACCTCGGCGATCGCCTCGACGCAGACCACGATCATCCCCGCATCCCGCACCGGCCTCAGCATGGCGCGGCGCGGCGCGCTGCCTGCGATGTTCGGCCGCATCCACCCGCGCTTCCGCACGCCGGACGTCTCCACGTGGTGGGTCGCGGGCATCGCCATCGCCTACTACCTCGTCGTCGGCATCGTCAGCGAGACGGCGCTGTGGGACACGCTGACGGCGCTGGGCCTCCTGATCGCCTTCTACTACGCGCTCACCGGCATCGCGTGCGCGATCTACTTCCGCAAGCGGCTCACCACCAGCGTGAAGAGCTTCCTGCTCATCGGCGTCGGCCCCGTGCTCGGCTCGCTCATGCTCATCTGGCTGCTCGTCGCGGCGGTCGTCGACTACGGCAATCCCGAGAACTCGTACAGCGAGACCGCATGGTTCGGCCTGGGGCCGCCGCTGGTGATCGGCATCGGCATCCTGCTCACCGGCATCGTGCTGATGATCATCTGGTACTTCCGAGACCGACGATTCTGGGACGAGCGGCCGAGCACCGCCCCGATCGAGACGGTCGCGGCGGCGGCGAGCGAAGGAGCGCAGCAGTGA